A stretch of Salvelinus namaycush isolate Seneca chromosome 42, SaNama_1.0, whole genome shotgun sequence DNA encodes these proteins:
- the LOC120035181 gene encoding transmembrane protein 154-like isoform X1: MSAAAPVHGNTRTRGRRGHREMTPASIMLLLALTACLAGTVFCQGDEDTNTVEETQTENDAGFSVIPTVSDATPTPDSYLSSESPSEGYETEAESGSGFSPGVNSEGEDQLKSSEAPLEDSLSLTFILVPVVLVVVIIAMVVGVVIINRRWNRKEKSNSDHVEEDKYLHGSDDTENVPMPMFEDDVPSVLELEMEDLEQWMNKDGGVRMDSGQGI, encoded by the exons ATGTCTGCTGCTGCCCCTGTCCATGGTAACACAAggacgagagggaggagagggcacAGGGAAATGACCCCAGCGTCGATCATGTTGCTGCTGGCTCTGACAGCCTGCCTGGCAGGGACTG TGTTCTGCCAGGGTGATGAGGACACAAATACTGTTGAAGAAACACAAACAGAAAATGATGCTGGGTTCTCAG TGATCCCAACTGTAAGTGACGCTACCCCTACACCAGACTCATACCTATcatctgagagtccttcag AGGGATATGAGACTGAAGCTGAATCTGGTTCTGGATTCAGTCCAGGTGTCAATTCAGAAG GGGAGGATCAGCTCAAATCCTCTGAAGCACCACTGGAGGACAGTCTGAGTCTCACCTTCATCCTGGTTCCTGTTGTGCTGGTGGTCGTGATAATCGCCATGGTAGTGGGCGTAGTCATAATCAACCGCAGATGGAATCGGAAAGAAAAGAGCAATTCTG ATCATGTAGAAGAGGATAAATATTTGCATGGTAGCGATGACACAGAAAACGTTCCAAT GCCCATGTTTGAGGATGATGTCCCCTCTGTGTTGGAGCTGGAGATGGAAGACCTGGAACAGTGGATGAATAAAGATG
- the LOC120035181 gene encoding transmembrane protein 154-like isoform X2, translating to MSAAAPVHGNTRTRGRRGHREMTPASIMLLLALTACLAGTVFCQGDEDTNTVEETQTENDAGFSVIPTVSDATPTPDSYLSSESPSEGYETEAESGSGFSPGVNSEGEDQLKSSEAPLEDSLSLTFILVPVVLVVVIIAMVVGVVIINRRWNRKEKSNSDHVEEDKYLHGSDDTENVPMPMFEDDVPSVLELEMEDLEQWMNKDG from the exons ATGTCTGCTGCTGCCCCTGTCCATGGTAACACAAggacgagagggaggagagggcacAGGGAAATGACCCCAGCGTCGATCATGTTGCTGCTGGCTCTGACAGCCTGCCTGGCAGGGACTG TGTTCTGCCAGGGTGATGAGGACACAAATACTGTTGAAGAAACACAAACAGAAAATGATGCTGGGTTCTCAG TGATCCCAACTGTAAGTGACGCTACCCCTACACCAGACTCATACCTATcatctgagagtccttcag AGGGATATGAGACTGAAGCTGAATCTGGTTCTGGATTCAGTCCAGGTGTCAATTCAGAAG GGGAGGATCAGCTCAAATCCTCTGAAGCACCACTGGAGGACAGTCTGAGTCTCACCTTCATCCTGGTTCCTGTTGTGCTGGTGGTCGTGATAATCGCCATGGTAGTGGGCGTAGTCATAATCAACCGCAGATGGAATCGGAAAGAAAAGAGCAATTCTG ATCATGTAGAAGAGGATAAATATTTGCATGGTAGCGATGACACAGAAAACGTTCCAAT GCCCATGTTTGAGGATGATGTCCCCTCTGTGTTGGAGCTGGAGATGGAAGACCTGGAACAGTGGATGAATAAAGATG
- the LOC120035181 gene encoding uncharacterized protein LOC120035181 isoform X3, with protein MSAAAPVHGNTRTRGRRGHREMTPASIMLLLALTACLAGTVFCQGDEDTNTVEETQTENDAGFSVIPTVSDATPTPDSYLSSESPSEGYETEAESGSGFSPGVNSEGEDQLKSSEAPLEDSLSLTFILVPVVLVVVIIAMVVGVVIINRRWNRKEKSNSGPCLRMMSPLCWSWRWKTWNSG; from the exons ATGTCTGCTGCTGCCCCTGTCCATGGTAACACAAggacgagagggaggagagggcacAGGGAAATGACCCCAGCGTCGATCATGTTGCTGCTGGCTCTGACAGCCTGCCTGGCAGGGACTG TGTTCTGCCAGGGTGATGAGGACACAAATACTGTTGAAGAAACACAAACAGAAAATGATGCTGGGTTCTCAG TGATCCCAACTGTAAGTGACGCTACCCCTACACCAGACTCATACCTATcatctgagagtccttcag AGGGATATGAGACTGAAGCTGAATCTGGTTCTGGATTCAGTCCAGGTGTCAATTCAGAAG GGGAGGATCAGCTCAAATCCTCTGAAGCACCACTGGAGGACAGTCTGAGTCTCACCTTCATCCTGGTTCCTGTTGTGCTGGTGGTCGTGATAATCGCCATGGTAGTGGGCGTAGTCATAATCAACCGCAGATGGAATCGGAAAGAAAAGAGCAATTCTG GCCCATGTTTGAGGATGATGTCCCCTCTGTGTTGGAGCTGGAGATGGAAGACCTGGAACAGTGGATGA